One stretch of Natranaerovirga pectinivora DNA includes these proteins:
- the hrcA gene encoding heat-inducible transcriptional repressor HrcA, whose translation MELNDRKIKILQAIILNYLESAEPVGSRTISKQYDLGISSATVRNEMSDLEELGLIMQPHTSAGRIPSDRGYRLYVDHLMKLKEFPTEIFQEILLERSDRIETLLQEIAKLLAINTNYATVVTTPHYKQTKLKQIQLMLLDEKNILTVIVVEGNIVKNHLLMVNIPIEQDVLTKINNLLNKNLQGLNIQQINLDLIQQLKNKVGIYSEIINGVLEAIVKTVESVDEIDLYTSGTTNILKCPEFSDIDKAAELIYTLEEKKLILSMITEGMENLDNGIKIFIGNENSIKTLEDCSFITTTYKLGEDTIGALGIIGPKRMDYVKVVSMLKYMMNQMEKLWNNQ comes from the coding sequence ATGGAACTTAATGATAGAAAAATTAAGATTTTGCAAGCGATAATATTGAATTATCTAGAGTCAGCAGAACCAGTGGGTTCCAGGACTATTTCTAAGCAGTATGATTTAGGAATAAGTTCCGCAACTGTAAGGAATGAAATGTCAGACTTAGAAGAATTGGGTCTTATTATGCAACCTCATACTTCAGCAGGAAGAATTCCTTCAGACAGAGGGTATAGGTTATATGTGGACCATTTAATGAAATTAAAGGAGTTTCCTACGGAAATATTTCAAGAAATTCTACTAGAACGTAGTGATAGAATTGAAACATTACTTCAAGAGATTGCAAAGTTATTAGCTATTAATACCAACTATGCAACAGTAGTGACAACGCCTCATTATAAACAAACGAAGTTAAAACAAATTCAATTAATGTTATTAGATGAGAAAAATATTCTTACGGTTATCGTAGTAGAAGGTAATATAGTAAAAAATCATTTGTTAATGGTGAACATCCCTATAGAGCAAGATGTTTTAACAAAAATAAATAATCTGTTAAATAAAAACTTACAAGGATTAAATATTCAGCAGATTAATCTTGATTTGATACAACAGTTAAAAAACAAAGTCGGCATTTACAGTGAAATCATTAATGGTGTTTTAGAAGCAATAGTAAAAACAGTTGAATCAGTAGATGAAATAGATTTATATACAAGTGGCACAACAAATATTTTAAAGTGTCCAGAGTTTAGTGATATTGATAAAGCAGCAGAATTAATATACACCTTAGAAGAGAAAAAATTAATATTATCCATGATCACAGAAGGAATGGAAAATCTTGATAATGGGATTAAGATTTTTATTGGGAATGAGAATAGTATTAAAACGCTAGAAGACTGTAGTTTTATAACAACTACATATAAACTAGGTGAGGATACAATAGGCGCCCTTGGTATTATAGGGCCTAAACGAATGGACTATGTAAAAGTTGTATCTATGCTTAAATACATGATGAATCAAATGGAAAAATTATGGAACAACCAATAA
- the grpE gene encoding nucleotide exchange factor GrpE codes for MAKKEDSKVEEILNDTEEATEEVTEETIEENVEEISQDSEEASNDKKLEEYMDRYKRTLAEFDNFRKRTEKEKLQTYHRATKDVLEKILPIVDNFERAIGALPEEEKSNSFAQGIEMIYKQFLNMLNESGVQIIEAVGQEFNPDFHNAVMHTEDDSAGENVVVEELQKGYMYKDSVLRHSMVKVAN; via the coding sequence TTGGCTAAAAAGGAAGATAGTAAAGTTGAAGAAATACTAAATGATACAGAAGAAGCAACAGAAGAAGTAACAGAAGAAACAATAGAAGAAAATGTAGAAGAAATATCACAAGATAGTGAAGAGGCATCTAATGATAAAAAACTAGAAGAGTATATGGATAGGTACAAACGTACTCTTGCAGAGTTTGATAACTTTAGAAAAAGAACAGAAAAAGAAAAATTACAAACATATCATAGAGCAACGAAAGATGTCTTAGAAAAAATTCTGCCTATTGTTGATAATTTTGAAAGAGCTATAGGCGCTCTACCAGAAGAAGAAAAAAGCAATAGCTTTGCTCAAGGTATTGAGATGATCTATAAACAGTTTTTAAATATGTTAAATGAATCAGGTGTACAGATCATTGAGGCTGTAGGTCAAGAATTCAATCCAGATTTTCATAATGCAGTAATGCATACAGAGGATGACTCAGCAGGAGAAAATGTAGTGGTTGAAGAGTTACAAAAAGGTTATATGTACAAAGATAGTGTTTTAAGACATAGTATGGTAAAAGTAGCAAACTAA
- the dnaK gene encoding molecular chaperone DnaK, whose translation MGKIIGIDLGTTNSCVAVMEGGKPVVIANSEGARTTPSVVAFSKSGERLVGEPAKRQAITNPDKTVISIKRHMGTDYRVGIDDKKYSPQEISAMVLQKLKSDAESYLGESVTEAVITVPAYFSDSQRQATKDAGKIAGLDVKRIINEPTAAALAYGLDNENEQKIMVYDLGGGTFDVSIIEIGEGVIEVLATSGDNRLGGDDFDDRVMDYLVKEFKNQEGIDLSKDKMAAQRLKEAAEKAKKELSTTTTTNINLPFITATQDGPKHLDVTLTKAKFDELTADLVERTMTPVRNALKDAGLNPSDLDKVLLVGGSTRIPAVQDAVKKVTGKEPFKGINPDECVAIGASIQGGKLAGDEGAGDILLLDVTPLSLGIETLGGVSTKLIERNTTIPTKKSQVFSTAEDNQTAVDINVVQGERQFAKDNKQLGRFKLDGIPPAPRGIPQIEVTFDIDANGIVNVFAKDLGTGKEQHITITASTNLSDDDIEKAVEEAKRHEEEDKKRKEGIDARNEADSMVFQTEKAINEAGDKVDAAEKEKVEEELNKLKELLAKTTADNMTDADVEEIKAAKESLMTTAQILFTKLYEQAQGAGAQPGVDPSEGNGGDDDVVDADYKEV comes from the coding sequence ATGGGTAAAATAATCGGTATAGACTTAGGAACAACAAATTCTTGTGTTGCAGTTATGGAAGGTGGAAAACCAGTAGTAATTGCTAACTCAGAAGGGGCAAGAACAACGCCATCTGTAGTAGCTTTTAGTAAATCAGGTGAAAGATTAGTTGGTGAGCCAGCAAAAAGGCAAGCAATTACTAATCCAGATAAAACAGTAATATCTATAAAAAGACATATGGGTACTGACTATAGAGTAGGAATAGATGATAAAAAATACTCACCACAAGAAATATCTGCAATGGTACTACAAAAATTAAAATCAGATGCAGAAAGCTATTTAGGAGAAAGTGTAACAGAAGCAGTTATTACAGTACCAGCTTATTTCTCAGATAGCCAACGTCAAGCAACTAAAGATGCAGGTAAAATTGCAGGATTAGACGTTAAAAGAATTATTAACGAGCCAACAGCAGCAGCGTTAGCTTATGGATTAGACAATGAAAATGAGCAAAAAATCATGGTATATGACTTAGGTGGCGGTACTTTCGACGTTTCAATTATTGAAATTGGTGAAGGGGTTATTGAAGTTCTAGCTACAAGTGGAGATAACCGTTTAGGTGGAGACGACTTTGATGATCGTGTAATGGATTACTTAGTAAAAGAATTTAAAAATCAAGAAGGTATTGATTTATCAAAAGATAAAATGGCTGCACAAAGATTAAAAGAAGCAGCTGAAAAAGCTAAAAAAGAATTATCAACGACAACAACAACGAATATCAACTTACCATTTATCACAGCGACACAAGATGGACCAAAACATTTAGATGTAACATTAACTAAAGCAAAATTTGATGAATTAACAGCTGATTTAGTAGAAAGAACTATGACACCAGTTAGAAATGCATTAAAAGATGCTGGCTTAAATCCAAGTGATCTTGATAAAGTATTATTAGTAGGTGGGTCAACTCGTATTCCAGCAGTTCAAGATGCAGTTAAAAAAGTAACTGGCAAAGAGCCGTTTAAAGGCATTAACCCTGACGAATGTGTTGCTATTGGAGCATCTATTCAAGGTGGTAAATTAGCAGGAGATGAAGGTGCAGGGGATATCTTATTATTAGACGTTACGCCTTTATCATTAGGTATTGAAACTTTAGGTGGTGTTTCTACTAAACTTATTGAAAGAAATACAACAATTCCTACGAAGAAAAGTCAAGTATTCTCAACTGCAGAAGACAATCAAACAGCTGTAGATATTAATGTTGTTCAAGGTGAACGTCAATTTGCAAAAGACAACAAACAACTTGGAAGATTTAAATTAGATGGTATTCCACCAGCACCAAGAGGGATTCCACAAATCGAAGTAACATTTGATATTGATGCCAATGGTATCGTTAATGTTTTTGCAAAAGATTTAGGAACAGGAAAAGAGCAACATATTACAATTACTGCAAGTACAAACTTATCTGATGATGATATTGAAAAAGCTGTAGAAGAAGCGAAGAGACATGAAGAAGAAGATAAGAAAAGAAAAGAAGGCATAGACGCAAGAAATGAAGCAGATTCTATGGTGTTCCAAACTGAAAAAGCCATAAATGAAGCTGGAGACAAAGTTGATGCTGCAGAAAAAGAAAAAGTTGAAGAAGAGCTTAATAAATTAAAAGAATTATTAGCAAAAACAACAGCTGACAATATGACAGATGCTGATGTAGAAGAAATTAAAGCAGCAAAAGAATCATTAATGACAACTGCACAAATATTATTTACAAAATTATATGAGCAAGCACAAGGAGCAGGTGCTCAACCTGGGGTAGATCCATCAGAAGGTAATGGTGGAGACGATGATGTGGTTGACGCGGATTACAAAGAAGTGTAG
- the dnaJ gene encoding molecular chaperone DnaJ, producing MPDKRDYYEVLGVSKNANDGELKKAYRNLAKQYHPDMNPGDADAEIKFKEASEAYEVLSNQEKRAKYDQFGHAAFGNGAGGQGFHGGFDFDMGDIFGDIFGDFFGGGGGSRRRNAPAKGDNIRKVIHLSFQEAVFGIEKEIEITSQEVCNTCSGSGAKPGTHPETCSQCNGAGQVRVNQQTLFGNITSVRTCHVCHGNGKVIKDKCKDCHGSGYTSKNKKIAINIPAGIDHGQSIRVRDKGEPGINGGPRGDLLVTVSVDKHPVFEREGYNVFSTVPMSFVKAALGADITIKTIDGEENYTIKAGTQTHTQIKLKGKGVPHLNNKNVRGDHYVTLIVEVPTKLDEEERKILKSFAQITGEEIHDHKKGFFEKVKDGIKDAIN from the coding sequence GTGCCTGATAAAAGGGATTATTATGAAGTATTAGGTGTTAGTAAGAATGCCAATGATGGAGAGTTAAAAAAAGCATATAGAAATTTAGCAAAACAATACCACCCAGACATGAATCCTGGTGATGCAGATGCAGAAATTAAGTTTAAAGAAGCATCTGAAGCATATGAAGTGCTTAGTAATCAAGAAAAAAGAGCGAAATATGATCAGTTTGGCCACGCAGCATTTGGTAATGGTGCTGGAGGTCAAGGGTTTCATGGTGGATTTGATTTTGACATGGGTGATATTTTTGGAGATATATTTGGAGACTTCTTTGGCGGCGGTGGCGGTTCAAGAAGAAGAAATGCACCAGCAAAAGGGGATAATATAAGAAAAGTTATACACTTATCTTTCCAAGAGGCTGTATTTGGTATCGAAAAAGAGATTGAAATAACTTCTCAAGAAGTGTGTAACACCTGTAGTGGAAGTGGGGCAAAGCCAGGAACCCACCCAGAAACTTGTAGCCAGTGTAATGGAGCAGGTCAAGTTAGAGTGAATCAACAAACATTGTTTGGGAATATTACCAGTGTAAGAACTTGTCATGTATGTCATGGCAATGGTAAAGTGATAAAAGACAAATGTAAAGACTGTCATGGTTCAGGATATACAAGTAAAAACAAAAAAATAGCCATTAATATTCCAGCAGGAATAGACCATGGTCAAAGCATTCGTGTAAGGGATAAAGGTGAACCAGGAATAAATGGTGGACCTAGAGGGGATCTTCTAGTGACTGTATCAGTTGACAAACATCCTGTGTTTGAAAGAGAAGGATATAATGTCTTTTCAACAGTACCAATGTCATTTGTAAAGGCTGCTTTAGGAGCAGACATAACAATTAAAACAATTGATGGAGAAGAGAATTATACCATAAAAGCCGGTACACAAACCCATACACAAATAAAGCTAAAAGGTAAAGGGGTGCCACATCTAAACAATAAAAATGTTAGAGGGGACCACTATGTAACCTTAATAGTTGAAGTACCTACAAAGCTAGATGAAGAAGAAAGAAAAATATTAAAGTCTTTTGCTCAAATAACCGGTGAAGAAATTCATGATCATAAAAAAGGTTTTTTTGAAAAAGTAAAAGATGGTATTAAAGACGCCATTAACTAA
- the prmA gene encoding 50S ribosomal protein L11 methyltransferase, giving the protein MKWIQYKLKTTPEAVDAISYQLYELGIQGIEIEDCIPLSEADKKQLFVDLMDEPTIIEENTSYIKFYISEEENKDIVIQEIKKSIKEVSEFVSVGEATIQELITDEKDWAENWKKYFKPFKVDENIIVKPSWEALDFAREEDIVIEIDPGMAFGTGTHETTSLCISSINKYMKKNDRVYDIGCGSGILGIAASKLGAAKVVCTDIDPMAVTVASENVQINQVNNNVEVYKGNLLETIDESDKADLVVANILAEVIIILTKDIKKVLKDNGIFICSGIILAKIDDVVKAIEEQGLRIVEIQKKGEWAAIVAQ; this is encoded by the coding sequence TTGAAATGGATTCAATACAAACTAAAAACAACTCCAGAAGCTGTAGATGCCATTAGTTACCAATTGTATGAACTAGGTATTCAAGGTATTGAAATAGAAGATTGTATTCCTTTAAGTGAAGCAGATAAAAAACAATTGTTTGTAGATTTAATGGATGAACCTACAATTATTGAAGAAAATACATCTTATATTAAGTTCTATATATCTGAAGAAGAAAATAAAGATATAGTCATTCAAGAAATTAAAAAAAGCATTAAAGAAGTTAGTGAATTTGTTTCAGTTGGAGAAGCTACTATCCAAGAATTAATTACAGATGAAAAAGACTGGGCAGAAAACTGGAAAAAGTATTTTAAGCCTTTTAAAGTAGATGAGAATATTATCGTAAAACCTAGTTGGGAAGCGTTAGATTTTGCTAGGGAAGAAGATATTGTAATTGAAATTGACCCAGGTATGGCATTTGGAACGGGAACCCATGAAACAACAAGTCTTTGTATAAGCTCAATAAATAAATATATGAAGAAAAATGATAGGGTCTATGATATTGGATGTGGTAGTGGTATTCTGGGAATAGCAGCATCTAAATTAGGTGCAGCCAAAGTAGTATGTACGGATATTGATCCAATGGCAGTTACAGTAGCATCTGAAAATGTTCAAATTAATCAAGTCAATAATAATGTAGAAGTATACAAAGGCAATTTGTTAGAAACAATAGATGAAAGCGACAAAGCAGATTTAGTTGTTGCCAATATTTTAGCTGAAGTCATTATTATTTTAACAAAGGATATTAAGAAAGTGTTAAAAGACAATGGAATTTTTATTTGTTCAGGAATTATTTTAGCTAAGATTGACGATGTGGTTAAGGCTATTGAAGAACAAGGACTAAGGATTGTTGAAATACAGAAAAAAGGTGAATGGGCTGCTATTGTTGCTCAGTAG
- a CDS encoding 16S rRNA (uracil(1498)-N(3))-methyltransferase, translated as MYRFFVDSRQISEKEIIILGDDVNHIKNVLRMEKGECLVICNGQGEDYYCIIDSVENDRVIALIQEKTISETELKTKIYLFQGMPKKDKMELIIQKSVELGVQEIIPVITQRTIIKLEPKKEIKKIERWNAISLSAAKQAKRGIIPKVSNTMSFNEALTFASKELDAVLIPYEKANNISVTKSIIESMKVNSVGIFIGPEGGFEEEEIEKAIKYGAQPISLGKRILRTETAGLTLLSILMYNFEED; from the coding sequence ATGTATCGTTTTTTTGTTGATTCAAGACAAATAAGTGAAAAAGAGATTATAATTTTAGGCGATGATGTTAACCATATTAAAAATGTTCTTCGTATGGAAAAAGGAGAATGCCTTGTAATTTGTAATGGACAAGGAGAAGATTATTATTGTATAATAGATTCAGTTGAAAATGATAGGGTTATTGCTCTAATACAAGAAAAGACTATTTCTGAAACTGAATTAAAAACGAAAATTTATCTTTTTCAAGGGATGCCTAAAAAAGATAAAATGGAGTTAATTATACAAAAATCTGTTGAGCTTGGTGTACAAGAGATTATACCAGTAATAACTCAAAGGACAATTATAAAATTAGAGCCTAAAAAAGAGATTAAAAAAATTGAGAGATGGAATGCTATCTCCCTTTCTGCTGCAAAGCAAGCAAAAAGAGGGATTATACCTAAAGTTAGTAATACCATGAGTTTTAATGAAGCACTAACATTTGCAAGTAAAGAGTTGGATGCTGTTTTAATTCCTTATGAAAAAGCTAATAATATAAGTGTGACAAAATCAATAATAGAGAGTATGAAAGTCAACTCGGTAGGCATATTTATTGGACCAGAAGGTGGATTCGAAGAAGAAGAGATAGAAAAAGCAATAAAATATGGTGCACAGCCAATATCTCTAGGAAAAAGAATTCTTAGAACAGAAACGGCTGGTTTAACACTACTATCAATATTAATGTATAATTTTGAGGAGGATTAA
- a CDS encoding response regulator, whose product MALRVLIVDDAIFMRTVLKKMLAEEGNFEIVGEANNGVEAIAKAKELQPDIITLDITMPEMDGVTALPEIVKASPNTKVIMCSAMGQQPMVIEAIKNGAKDFIVKPFQKARVLQAIENVMK is encoded by the coding sequence ATGGCGCTTAGAGTTCTTATTGTTGATGACGCTATCTTTATGAGAACCGTTTTAAAGAAAATGTTGGCAGAAGAAGGCAATTTTGAAATTGTTGGTGAAGCTAATAATGGTGTAGAAGCCATTGCAAAAGCAAAAGAATTACAACCTGATATAATAACACTTGATATAACAATGCCAGAAATGGATGGTGTTACGGCACTTCCTGAGATTGTAAAAGCAAGTCCTAATACAAAAGTTATTATGTGCTCGGCTATGGGGCAGCAACCAATGGTTATTGAAGCTATTAAGAATGGTGCGAAGGATTTTATTGTTAAACCATTTCAGAAAGCTAGGGTATTGCAGGCTATTGAAAATGTGATGAAATAA
- a CDS encoding cysteine desulfurase family protein, producing MEVYFDNAATTKPFPEVIDKIVQGYEEYGNTSSLHNKGIRAEKLVKEAKSVFAKLLKVDDKELFFTSGGTESNNLAIIGTALANRRSGKHIITSSIEHASVLNTMKALEEDGFVDTFEITVIEVNKEGIIDIEALKDAIREDTILVSLMHVNNEIGSVQPIKEIGRIIKESNSKTLFHVDGVQSFGKYSIHPKKDLIDLLSISAHKIHGPKGVGLLFVKDKVKIKPIIFGGNHQKGLRSGTENVPGVMGFAEAAKLMYESLEEKIQYLYNIKKELAYGILNNIDDTAINGSIEEGAPHILNIRFKYIRSEVLMHTLENNGIYVSTGSACSSNKNSTSQVLKCLGLDINEVDESVRFSFSVYNTIEEVNYCIENLKKEVPFLRRYVRGGK from the coding sequence ATGGAAGTTTATTTTGATAATGCTGCGACGACGAAGCCTTTTCCTGAAGTGATTGATAAGATTGTGCAGGGGTATGAGGAGTATGGGAATACTTCTTCGTTGCATAATAAAGGGATTCGTGCGGAGAAGTTGGTTAAAGAGGCCAAGTCTGTTTTTGCTAAGTTGCTTAAAGTGGATGATAAAGAGTTGTTTTTTACTTCAGGTGGGACGGAGTCTAATAATCTTGCTATTATTGGGACGGCATTGGCGAATAGACGGTCAGGTAAACATATTATTACTTCTTCTATTGAACATGCATCGGTTTTGAACACTATGAAGGCGTTAGAAGAGGATGGGTTTGTTGATACCTTTGAAATAACCGTTATTGAGGTTAATAAAGAGGGTATTATTGATATAGAGGCATTGAAAGACGCCATTAGAGAAGATACCATTCTTGTGTCTTTAATGCATGTAAATAATGAAATTGGTTCAGTGCAACCTATTAAAGAGATTGGTAGGATTATAAAGGAAAGTAATTCAAAAACACTTTTTCATGTAGATGGTGTTCAATCCTTTGGTAAGTATAGTATTCATCCTAAAAAAGATCTTATTGACTTATTAAGTATCAGTGCCCATAAAATTCATGGGCCTAAAGGTGTAGGGTTGCTATTTGTAAAAGACAAAGTTAAAATTAAACCAATTATTTTTGGTGGAAATCATCAAAAAGGTCTTAGGTCAGGTACAGAGAATGTTCCTGGGGTGATGGGATTTGCCGAAGCTGCTAAGTTGATGTATGAAAGTTTAGAGGAAAAGATACAATATTTATATAATATTAAAAAAGAGTTGGCCTATGGCATTTTAAATAATATTGACGATACAGCAATCAACGGTAGTATTGAAGAGGGCGCACCACATATATTAAATATTCGATTTAAATATATAAGAAGTGAAGTACTTATGCATACCCTGGAAAATAATGGGATCTATGTATCTACAGGTTCTGCTTGTTCCTCAAATAAAAATAGTACCAGTCAAGTTTTAAAATGTTTAGGTTTAGATATAAATGAAGTAGACGAGTCTGTTAGATTTAGTTTTTCTGTATATAATACAATTGAAGAAGTTAATTACTGTATTGAAAATCTTAAAAAAGAAGTGCCTTTCTTAAGAAGGTATGTTAGAGGTGGAAAGTAA
- the thiI gene encoding tRNA uracil 4-sulfurtransferase ThiI, producing MYNAFLVKYGELAIKGRNRYLFENVLVQHIKRALKPYGEFIVKKEQGRIFIEALSDFEYDEAIDKLRKIFGIVGICPVILSDDLSFEAVKKLSIEYVNQSFEEKNFTFKVEARRADKKYPLDSMEISREIGSILLDEFSNLKVDVHKPEVKIMVEIRNKAYIYSHVIPGLGGMPVGTNGKAMLMLSGGIDSPVAGWMIAKRGVAIDAVYYHSHPYTSERAKEKVIDLAKIISEYTGPINLHVVPFTDIQLYIYENCPHEQLTIIMRRVMMQMAERIALDNGALALITGESIGQVASQTIQSLTTTNAVCNIPVFRPLIGFDKQEIVNISEKIGTYETSILPYEDCCTIFVAKHPVTKPSLKSIERSERKLEKIEELVNESLEKTEVIKV from the coding sequence ATGTATAATGCATTTTTAGTTAAGTATGGTGAACTTGCAATAAAAGGAAGAAACAGATATTTGTTTGAAAATGTTCTTGTTCAACACATTAAAAGGGCTTTAAAACCTTATGGTGAATTTATTGTAAAAAAAGAACAAGGTAGAATTTTTATTGAAGCCCTTTCAGATTTTGAGTATGACGAGGCTATAGATAAGTTAAGAAAGATATTTGGTATTGTTGGGATTTGTCCTGTTATTTTATCAGATGACTTATCTTTTGAAGCAGTGAAAAAGCTTTCCATTGAATATGTAAATCAATCTTTTGAAGAAAAGAATTTTACTTTTAAGGTAGAGGCAAGAAGAGCGGATAAAAAATACCCATTAGATTCTATGGAAATCTCTAGAGAAATTGGTTCAATTTTATTAGATGAGTTTTCAAATCTAAAAGTAGATGTGCATAAGCCAGAAGTGAAAATAATGGTGGAAATAAGAAACAAAGCATACATCTATTCTCATGTTATTCCAGGTTTAGGTGGAATGCCTGTAGGAACCAATGGAAAGGCTATGCTTATGCTTTCAGGTGGTATTGATAGCCCAGTAGCAGGTTGGATGATAGCAAAAAGAGGTGTGGCAATAGATGCAGTCTATTACCATTCTCATCCTTACACAAGTGAACGTGCCAAAGAGAAAGTTATTGATTTGGCTAAAATCATTAGTGAATATACAGGTCCAATTAATTTACATGTGGTACCATTTACAGACATACAATTGTATATCTATGAAAACTGCCCTCACGAACAATTAACGATCATTATGAGAAGAGTAATGATGCAAATGGCAGAAAGAATCGCTTTGGATAATGGGGCGTTAGCTTTAATCACAGGGGAAAGTATTGGACAAGTTGCGAGTCAAACCATTCAAAGTTTAACAACAACAAATGCTGTGTGTAATATTCCTGTATTTAGACCGTTAATTGGTTTTGACAAACAAGAGATTGTAAACATATCGGAGAAGATAGGCACTTATGAAACTTCAATATTACCTTATGAAGATTGTTGTACAATTTTTGTTGCAAAACATCCCGTGACCAAACCAAGTTTAAAAAGCATAGAAAGATCAGAACGTAAATTAGAGAAAATAGAAGAATTAGTAAATGAATCCTTAGAAAAGACAGAAGTAATAAAAGTATAA
- a CDS encoding HPr family phosphocarrier protein, translating into MIKLQVTLNSIDKVKSFVNLVSKFEYDFDLMSGRYVIDAKSIMGIFSLDLSKPIDLNVHTDNEEEVMEVLKPYIVE; encoded by the coding sequence ATGATTAAATTACAAGTTACTTTAAATTCAATTGATAAAGTTAAAAGTTTTGTAAACTTAGTTAGCAAATTTGAGTACGATTTTGACTTAATGTCAGGAAGATATGTAATTGACGCTAAGTCAATTATGGGGATTTTTAGTTTAGATTTATCTAAACCAATTGATCTTAACGTTCATACTGATAATGAAGAAGAAGTGATGGAAGTTTTAAAACCATACATCGTTGAATAA
- the mtaB gene encoding tRNA (N(6)-L-threonylcarbamoyladenosine(37)-C(2))-methylthiotransferase MtaB, which yields MGKVAFHTLGCKVNQYETDAMLQLFENNGYKVIPFNEVSDIYIINTCTVTNMADKKSRQIINKAKKTNPDSIIVVVGCYAQAAKEKLELDKDIDIVIGNNKKNDILNIVEDYIKEKKIEDTVIDINDTDIYEPLSITKVSEKTRAYIKIQDGCNQFCSYCIIPFMRGRVRSRLPEEVIKEVEALVKNGYKEVVLTGIHLASYGKDLVDIHILDLLKELNKIQDLKRIRLGSLEPNLITEEFAKEVSSIEKLCPHFHLSLQSGCNETLKRMNRKYTTESYLDKVEILRKYYNKPAITTDIIVGFPGETEEEFNETYEFTRKISFSDVHVFKYSKREGTKAADFTNQVEEKVKTFRSNKLIQCCNALKEKYLEDMKGEIEEVLFEETITIDDKDYCMGHTKRYVKVGIISDEDISNQLINVELLERKDDLLFGRKQ from the coding sequence ATGGGAAAAGTAGCTTTTCACACATTAGGTTGTAAAGTAAATCAATATGAAACAGATGCAATGCTTCAGTTATTTGAAAATAATGGGTATAAGGTAATACCTTTTAATGAAGTATCAGATATATATATAATTAATACTTGTACTGTAACAAATATGGCAGATAAGAAATCAAGACAGATTATTAATAAGGCAAAGAAAACAAATCCTGATTCTATTATTGTTGTTGTAGGGTGTTATGCCCAAGCAGCAAAAGAAAAGCTTGAATTAGACAAAGACATTGATATTGTCATTGGAAATAATAAAAAGAACGATATTTTAAATATCGTTGAAGACTATATAAAAGAAAAGAAAATAGAAGATACAGTAATTGATATTAATGATACAGATATTTATGAGCCATTATCCATTACAAAGGTTTCAGAGAAAACAAGAGCTTACATTAAAATACAAGATGGATGTAATCAATTTTGTTCATATTGTATTATCCCATTTATGAGGGGACGGGTACGTAGTAGATTGCCTGAAGAAGTCATTAAAGAAGTGGAAGCTTTAGTAAAAAATGGTTACAAAGAAGTGGTTTTAACAGGTATTCATTTGGCTTCTTATGGGAAAGATTTAGTAGATATTCATATTTTAGATTTATTAAAAGAACTCAATAAAATTCAAGATCTTAAAAGAATCAGATTAGGTTCACTAGAGCCGAATTTAATAACAGAAGAATTTGCCAAAGAAGTAAGTTCTATAGAAAAATTATGTCCTCATTTTCATTTATCTCTTCAAAGTGGATGTAATGAAACTTTAAAAAGAATGAATAGAAAATACACTACAGAATCATACTTAGATAAGGTTGAAATTCTTCGCAAGTATTATAATAAACCGGCGATAACAACGGATATTATTGTAGGTTTTCCAGGGGAAACAGAAGAAGAATTCAATGAAACCTATGAATTTACAAGAAAAATTTCTTTTAGTGACGTTCATGTATTTAAGTACTCCAAAAGAGAAGGAACAAAAGCAGCTGACTTTACGAATCAAGTAGAGGAAAAAGTAAAAACATTTCGAAGCAATAAACTTATTCAATGCTGTAATGCCTTAAAAGAAAAGTACCTTGAAGATATGAAAGGTGAAATAGAAGAAGTATTATTTGAGGAAACCATTACCATAGATGATAAAGACTATTGTATGGGACATACTAAAAGATATGTTAAAGTAGGTATAATAAGTGATGAAGATATAAGCAATCAATTAATCAATGTGGAATTGTTAGAAAGAAAAGATGATTTGCTATTTGGAAGAAAACAATAA